Proteins encoded within one genomic window of Sorex araneus isolate mSorAra2 chromosome 9, mSorAra2.pri, whole genome shotgun sequence:
- the RIMBP2 gene encoding RIMS-binding protein 2 isoform X9 — protein sequence MREAAGRRQQLELEHEQALVVLNAKQQEIDLLQKAQVEAKKEHEGAVQLLENKVRELEERCRAQSEQFSLLSRDLEKFRQQAGRVDLLAGSPTAPGKPFPQFMNGLAASLGTGPESILGSHTVLGECARPFLLPVPGGSPEPLPATPAFPHSPRCRPEPGMDNDENSGPSRQRYSGKARLCVARYSYNPFDGPNENPEAELPLTAGKYLYVYGDMDEDGFYEGELLDGQRGLVPSNFVDFVQDSGTRLASTLAGEPEQNFVNHPGLDLHSPTLLEPSLPDSGTLDTSLADLGEDAVPYPRKITLIKQLAKSVIVGWEPPAVPPGWGAVSGYMVLVDQEPRLSLALGGRTKALVEKLSVAACTHRVSVQCVTSRGRSDQLQCTLLVGKDVVVAPSHLRVDNITQVSAQLSWVPTNSNYSHAIFLNEEELGVVQAARYKYQLVNLRPSTAYTVKVLARPHQVPWQLPLEQREKKEAAVEFCTLPAGPPAPPQDVTVQAGPTPTSVLVSWRPPALSATGLSNGADVTGYGVYAKGQRVAELMAPAAGSVAVELLRLRGLEAKAVSVRTLSAQGESEDSAPAAIPPDLLVPPPTHPRAAPPPQPSAGATGVPNTKDEHLGPQARVGGAWEPSRAPAPAHGHMLEPPGPGRRSPSPSRILPQPQGAPVSSSVAKAMAREAAQRVAESSRLEKRSLFLDRGAGRYANSDEEDAFESPGTQRRAVSVDEFLKGSELGKQPHCCHGDDHHTESSRGSDLSDIMEEDEEELYSEMQLEEGGRRRPSGTSHSALKILGTPMAAGRADRAEHAGRTLPRSSAGPQRARPGKGPAIDDSSGRDLLSPDFYEGSETDPGAEELPARVFVALFDYDPLTMSPNPDAAEEELPFKEGQIIKVYGDKDADGFYRGETCARLGLIPCNMVSEIQADDEEMMAQLLRQGFLPLSTPVGKPERSRGGRRPSVSTRRMVALYDYDPRESSPNVDVEAELTFCTGDIITVFGEIDEDGFYYGELNGQKGLVPSNFLEEVPDDVEVYLSDAPSHYSQDTPLRPKAKRKKSVHFTP from the exons ATGCGTGAGGCCGCTGggcggcggcagcagctggaGTTGGAGCATGAGCAAGCCCTGGTTGTCCTCAACGCGAAGCAGCAGGAGATCGACCTTCTGCAGAAG GCTCAGGTTGAAGCTAAGAAAGAGCATGAAGGTGCCGTGCAGCTGCTAGAG AACAAGGTGCGGGAGCTGGAGGAGCGATGCCGAGCGCAGAGTGAGCAGTTCAGCCTGCTGTCACGGGACCTGGAGAAATTTCGGCAGCAGGCAGGGAGGGTCGACCTGCTGGCCGGCAGCCCCACGGCCCCTGGCAAGCCTTTCCCTCAGTTCATGAACGGACTCGCCGCTTCCCTCGGCACAG GGCCCGAGAGCATCCTGGGGAGTCACACTGTGCTCGGTGAGTGTGCCCGGCCATTCCTGCTGCCCGTCCCGGGCGGCAGCCCGGAGCCCCTGCCTGCCACACCCGCCTTCCCGCACAGCCCACGATGCAGACCTGAGCCAGGC ATGGACAATGACGAGAACTCCGGCCCCTCCAGGCAGAGATACTCGGGGAAGGCGCGCCTCTGTGTTGCCCGCTACAG CTATAACCCTTTTGATGGGCCCAATGAGAACCCAGAAGCAGAACTGCCCCTCACGGCAGGGAAGTACCTCTACGTCTACGGGGACATGGACGAGGACGGGTTCTATGAAG GTGAGCTGCTGGACGGGCAGCGGGGCCTGGTGCCCTCCAACTTTGTGGACTTTGTCCAGGACAGTGGGACTCGGCTGGCCAGCACTCTGGCCGGCGAGCCCGAGCAGAACTTCGTCAACCACCCTGGCCTGGACCTGCACTCCCCCACGCTCCTCGAGCCCAGCCTCCCCGACAGCGGCACGTTGGACACCAGCCTCGCCGACCTCGGAGAAGACGCCGTGCCTTACCCTCGGAAAATCACCCTCATCAAGCAGCTCGCCAAAAGTGTTATCGTGGGCTGGGAGCCGCCAGCCGTGCCGCCGGGCTGGGGCGCCGTGAGCGGCTACATGGTGCTGGTGGACCAGGAGCCGCGGCTGAGCCTGGCGCTGGGCGGCAGGACCAAGGCCCTGGTGGAGAAGCTCAGTGTGGCGGCTTGTACTCACCGCGTGTCCGTGCAGTGCGtgaccagcagggggcgctccgACCAGCTGCAGTGCACCCTGCTGGTGGGCAAGGACGTGGTGGTGGCGCCCTCCCACCTGCGCGTGGACAACATCACCCAGGTCTCGGCACAGCTCTCCTGGGTGCCCACCAATAGCAACTACAGCCACGCCATCTTCCTCAATGAGGAGGAGCTGGGCGTGGTGCAGGCGGCCAGGTACAAGTACCAGCTGGTCAACCTTAGGCCCAGCACGGCCTACACAGTGAAGGTGCTGGCCCGGCCCCACCAGGTGCCCTGGCAGCTACCCCTGGAGCAGCGGGAGAAGAAGGAGGCGGCCGTGGAGTTCTGCACGCTGCCTGCAG ggcctcctgcccctccccaagaTGTCACTGTCCAAGCTGGGCCCACCCCCACCAGCGTCCTGGTCTCCTGGAGGCCACCGGCTCTGAGTGCCACTGGCCTGTCCAATGGAGCTGACGTGACCGGCTACGGTGTATATGCAAAGGGCCAGCGG GTGGCGGAGCTCATGGCGCCTGCGGCGGGCAGTGTGGCCGTGGAGCTGCTGCGGCTGCGGGGCCTGGAGGCCAAGGCCGTGAGCGTGCGCACGCTGTCCGCACAGGGCGAGTCGGAGGACTCGGCCCCTGCCGCCATCCCCCCCGACCTCCTGgtgcctccccccacacacccgagAGCCGCTCCCCCACCACAGCCGTCAGCAGGTGCCACGGGCGTCCCCAACACCAAAGACGAGCACTTGGGGCCCCAGgcccgggtgggcggggcctgggagccGAGCcgggcccctgcccctgcccacggACACATGCTGGAGCCGCCCGGCCCCGGGAGAAGGTCGCCCTCACCCAGCCGGATCCTCCCGCAGCCGCAGGGTGCCCCCGTGTCCTCCTCTGTGGCCAAGGCCATGGCCCGGGAAGCTGCGCAGAGGGTGGCCGAGAGCAGCAGG CTAGAGAAACGGAGCCTGTTCCTAGACAGGGGTGCTGGGCGCTACGCCAACTCGGATGAGGAAGATGCCTTCGAGTCCCCTGGCACCCAGCGGAGGGCCGTGAGCGTGGACGAGTTCCTGAAAGGCTCTGAGCTGGGCAAGCAG CCACACTGCTGCCACGGAGATGATCACCACACTGAGAGTAGCCGGGGCTCCGACCTGTCGGACATcatggaggaggatgaggaggagctGTACTCGGAGATGCAGCTGGAAGAGGGCGGCCGGCGACGGCCCAGTGGCACCTCCCACAGCGCCCTCAAG ATCCTCGGGACTCCGATGGCTGCAGGACGGGCTGACAGAGCAGAACACGCGGGCCGGACTCTTCCCCGCAGCAGTGCAGGCCCCCAGCGGGCACGGCCAGGGAAGGGGCCGGCCATCG ATGACTCCAGTGGGCGGGACCTGCTCTCCCCAGACTTCTATGAGGGGTCGGAGACTGACCCCGGGGCCGAGGAGCTCCCAGCACGTGTCTTCGTGGCTTTGTTTGACTACGACCCCCTCACCATGTCCCCGAACCCGGACGCTGCTGAGGAGGAGCTTCCCTTCAAGGAGGGGCAGATCATCAAG GTCTACGGTGACAAAGATGCCGACGGCTTCTACCGCGGGGAGACCTGTGCGCGCCTCGGCCTCATTCCCTGCAACATGGTATCAGAGATCCAGGCCGACGACGAGGAGATGATGGCCCAGCTGCTCCGACAGGGCTTCCTGCCCCTCAGCACGCCCGTGGGCAAGCCGG agagaagcagaggtggcCGGAGGCCCTCGGTCTCCACGCGGAGGATGGTGGCCTTGTACGACTATGACCCCCGGGAAAGCTCACCCAACGTGGACGTAGAG GCCGAGCTGACGTTCTGCACTGGGGACATCATCACTGTGTTCGGGGAGATCGATGAGGATGGTTTCTACTAC GGGGAGCTTAACGGGCAGAAAGGCCTCGTACCTTCCAACTTCCTCGAAGAGGTGCCTGATGATGTGGAGGTCTATCTCTCGGATGCACCATCCCACTACTCACAGGACACGCCCTTGCGACCAAAGGCCAAAAGG AAGAAGAGTGTTCATTTCACACCTTAA
- the RIMBP2 gene encoding RIMS-binding protein 2 isoform X3, giving the protein MREAAGRRQQLELEHEQALVVLNAKQQEIDLLQKAQVEAKKEHEGAVQLLENKVRELEERCRAQSEQFSLLSRDLEKFRQQAGRVDLLAGSPTAPGKPFPQFMNGLAASLGTGPESILGSHTVLGECARPFLLPVPGGSPEPLPATPAFPHSPRCRPEPGMDNDENSGPSRQRYSGKARLCVARYSYNPFDGPNENPEAELPLTAGKYLYVYGDMDEDGFYEGELLDGQRGLVPSNFVDFVQDSGTRLASTLAGEPEQNFVNHPGLDLHSPTLLEPSLPDSGTLDTSLADLGEDAVPYPRKITLIKQLAKSVIVGWEPPAVPPGWGAVSGYMVLVDQEPRLSLALGGRTKALVEKLSVAACTHRVSVQCVTSRGRSDQLQCTLLVGKDVVVAPSHLRVDNITQVSAQLSWVPTNSNYSHAIFLNEEELGVVQAARYKYQLVNLRPSTAYTVKVLARPHQVPWQLPLEQREKKEAAVEFCTLPAGPPAPPQDVTVQAGPTPTSVLVSWRPPALSATGLSNGADVTGYGVYAKGQRVAELMAPAAGSVAVELLRLRGLEAKAVSVRTLSAQGESEDSAPAAIPPDLLVPPPTHPRAAPPPQPSAGATGVPNTKDEHLGPQARVGGAWEPSRAPAPAHGHMLEPPGPGRRSPSPSRILPQPQGAPVSSSVAKAMAREAAQRVAESSRLEKRSLFLDRGAGRYANSDEEDAFESPGTQRRAVSVDEFLKGSELGKQPHCCHGDDHHTESSRGSDLSDIMEEDEEELYSEMQLEEGGRRRPSGTSHSALKDGTPLDQPECPPQAQHCAMLSSIPEVAEEDTEQREAWRPRGAGTRSRPCWGGAAARGARPLARSRAPGLHAEDCPLEDWGGRCSRLATRSPDSGLDCGSEEEEPRVHVRSPRQPQALRAASRGPAGPRQPEPCPCRRCLRPLLARRRTLTRQNSVEGDFGELVDPRDGIWSDEPPPSPERSGKACWEQLPGQECPAAWRRGPAPSALRDPAQLSARAAGGPWILGTPMAAGRADRAEHAGRTLPRSSAGPQRARPGKGPAIDDSSGRDLLSPDFYEGSETDPGAEELPARVFVALFDYDPLTMSPNPDAAEEELPFKEGQIIKVYGDKDADGFYRGETCARLGLIPCNMVSEIQADDEEMMAQLLRQGFLPLSTPVGKPERSRGGRRPSVSTRRMVALYDYDPRESSPNVDVEAELTFCTGDIITVFGEIDEDGFYYGELNGQKGLVPSNFLEEVPDDVEVYLSDAPSHYSQDTPLRPKAKRKKSVHFTP; this is encoded by the exons ATGCGTGAGGCCGCTGggcggcggcagcagctggaGTTGGAGCATGAGCAAGCCCTGGTTGTCCTCAACGCGAAGCAGCAGGAGATCGACCTTCTGCAGAAG GCTCAGGTTGAAGCTAAGAAAGAGCATGAAGGTGCCGTGCAGCTGCTAGAG AACAAGGTGCGGGAGCTGGAGGAGCGATGCCGAGCGCAGAGTGAGCAGTTCAGCCTGCTGTCACGGGACCTGGAGAAATTTCGGCAGCAGGCAGGGAGGGTCGACCTGCTGGCCGGCAGCCCCACGGCCCCTGGCAAGCCTTTCCCTCAGTTCATGAACGGACTCGCCGCTTCCCTCGGCACAG GGCCCGAGAGCATCCTGGGGAGTCACACTGTGCTCGGTGAGTGTGCCCGGCCATTCCTGCTGCCCGTCCCGGGCGGCAGCCCGGAGCCCCTGCCTGCCACACCCGCCTTCCCGCACAGCCCACGATGCAGACCTGAGCCAGGC ATGGACAATGACGAGAACTCCGGCCCCTCCAGGCAGAGATACTCGGGGAAGGCGCGCCTCTGTGTTGCCCGCTACAG CTATAACCCTTTTGATGGGCCCAATGAGAACCCAGAAGCAGAACTGCCCCTCACGGCAGGGAAGTACCTCTACGTCTACGGGGACATGGACGAGGACGGGTTCTATGAAG GTGAGCTGCTGGACGGGCAGCGGGGCCTGGTGCCCTCCAACTTTGTGGACTTTGTCCAGGACAGTGGGACTCGGCTGGCCAGCACTCTGGCCGGCGAGCCCGAGCAGAACTTCGTCAACCACCCTGGCCTGGACCTGCACTCCCCCACGCTCCTCGAGCCCAGCCTCCCCGACAGCGGCACGTTGGACACCAGCCTCGCCGACCTCGGAGAAGACGCCGTGCCTTACCCTCGGAAAATCACCCTCATCAAGCAGCTCGCCAAAAGTGTTATCGTGGGCTGGGAGCCGCCAGCCGTGCCGCCGGGCTGGGGCGCCGTGAGCGGCTACATGGTGCTGGTGGACCAGGAGCCGCGGCTGAGCCTGGCGCTGGGCGGCAGGACCAAGGCCCTGGTGGAGAAGCTCAGTGTGGCGGCTTGTACTCACCGCGTGTCCGTGCAGTGCGtgaccagcagggggcgctccgACCAGCTGCAGTGCACCCTGCTGGTGGGCAAGGACGTGGTGGTGGCGCCCTCCCACCTGCGCGTGGACAACATCACCCAGGTCTCGGCACAGCTCTCCTGGGTGCCCACCAATAGCAACTACAGCCACGCCATCTTCCTCAATGAGGAGGAGCTGGGCGTGGTGCAGGCGGCCAGGTACAAGTACCAGCTGGTCAACCTTAGGCCCAGCACGGCCTACACAGTGAAGGTGCTGGCCCGGCCCCACCAGGTGCCCTGGCAGCTACCCCTGGAGCAGCGGGAGAAGAAGGAGGCGGCCGTGGAGTTCTGCACGCTGCCTGCAG ggcctcctgcccctccccaagaTGTCACTGTCCAAGCTGGGCCCACCCCCACCAGCGTCCTGGTCTCCTGGAGGCCACCGGCTCTGAGTGCCACTGGCCTGTCCAATGGAGCTGACGTGACCGGCTACGGTGTATATGCAAAGGGCCAGCGG GTGGCGGAGCTCATGGCGCCTGCGGCGGGCAGTGTGGCCGTGGAGCTGCTGCGGCTGCGGGGCCTGGAGGCCAAGGCCGTGAGCGTGCGCACGCTGTCCGCACAGGGCGAGTCGGAGGACTCGGCCCCTGCCGCCATCCCCCCCGACCTCCTGgtgcctccccccacacacccgagAGCCGCTCCCCCACCACAGCCGTCAGCAGGTGCCACGGGCGTCCCCAACACCAAAGACGAGCACTTGGGGCCCCAGgcccgggtgggcggggcctgggagccGAGCcgggcccctgcccctgcccacggACACATGCTGGAGCCGCCCGGCCCCGGGAGAAGGTCGCCCTCACCCAGCCGGATCCTCCCGCAGCCGCAGGGTGCCCCCGTGTCCTCCTCTGTGGCCAAGGCCATGGCCCGGGAAGCTGCGCAGAGGGTGGCCGAGAGCAGCAGG CTAGAGAAACGGAGCCTGTTCCTAGACAGGGGTGCTGGGCGCTACGCCAACTCGGATGAGGAAGATGCCTTCGAGTCCCCTGGCACCCAGCGGAGGGCCGTGAGCGTGGACGAGTTCCTGAAAGGCTCTGAGCTGGGCAAGCAG CCACACTGCTGCCACGGAGATGATCACCACACTGAGAGTAGCCGGGGCTCCGACCTGTCGGACATcatggaggaggatgaggaggagctGTACTCGGAGATGCAGCTGGAAGAGGGCGGCCGGCGACGGCCCAGTGGCACCTCCCACAGCGCCCTCAAG GACGGCACTCCCCTGGACCAGCCCGAGTGCCCCCCACAGGCCCAGCACTGTGCCATGCTGTCAAGCATCCCCGAGGTGGCCGAGGAGGACACGGAGCAGCGGGAGGCCTGGCGCCCACGGGGTGCTGGCACTCggtccaggccctgctgggggggTGCAGCCGCCCGGGGTGCCCGGCCCCTGGCCAGGTCCCGCGCCCCTGGGCTCCACGCCGAGGACTGCCCGCTGGAGGACTGGGGTGGTCGCTGCAGCCGCTTGGCCACCCGGAGCCCAGACAGTGGCCTGGACTGCGGGAGTGAAGAGGAGGAGCCTCGGGTCCATGTCAGGAGCCCACGGCAGCCCCAAGCCCTTCGGGCAGCGTCCCGAGGCCCTGCTGGCCCACGGCAGCCCGAGCCCTGCCCCTGCCGGCGCTGCCTCAGGCCCCTGCTGGCCCGGCGGCGCACGCTGACCCGGCAGAACAGTGTGGAGGGGGACTTTGGGGAGCTTGTGGACCCCCGTGACGGCATCTGGAGCGATGAGCCCCCGCCAAGCCCCGAGAGGTCCGGGAAGGCCTGCTGGGAGCAGCTCCCGGGGCAGGAGTGTCCGGCGGCCTGGAGGAGAGGCCCCGCGCCGTCCGCCCTCCGGGACCCCGCGCAGCTGTCCGCCCGGGCTGCAGGAGGTCCCTGG ATCCTCGGGACTCCGATGGCTGCAGGACGGGCTGACAGAGCAGAACACGCGGGCCGGACTCTTCCCCGCAGCAGTGCAGGCCCCCAGCGGGCACGGCCAGGGAAGGGGCCGGCCATCG ATGACTCCAGTGGGCGGGACCTGCTCTCCCCAGACTTCTATGAGGGGTCGGAGACTGACCCCGGGGCCGAGGAGCTCCCAGCACGTGTCTTCGTGGCTTTGTTTGACTACGACCCCCTCACCATGTCCCCGAACCCGGACGCTGCTGAGGAGGAGCTTCCCTTCAAGGAGGGGCAGATCATCAAG GTCTACGGTGACAAAGATGCCGACGGCTTCTACCGCGGGGAGACCTGTGCGCGCCTCGGCCTCATTCCCTGCAACATGGTATCAGAGATCCAGGCCGACGACGAGGAGATGATGGCCCAGCTGCTCCGACAGGGCTTCCTGCCCCTCAGCACGCCCGTGGGCAAGCCGG agagaagcagaggtggcCGGAGGCCCTCGGTCTCCACGCGGAGGATGGTGGCCTTGTACGACTATGACCCCCGGGAAAGCTCACCCAACGTGGACGTAGAG GCCGAGCTGACGTTCTGCACTGGGGACATCATCACTGTGTTCGGGGAGATCGATGAGGATGGTTTCTACTAC GGGGAGCTTAACGGGCAGAAAGGCCTCGTACCTTCCAACTTCCTCGAAGAGGTGCCTGATGATGTGGAGGTCTATCTCTCGGATGCACCATCCCACTACTCACAGGACACGCCCTTGCGACCAAAGGCCAAAAGG AAGAAGAGTGTTCATTTCACACCTTAA
- the RIMBP2 gene encoding RIMS-binding protein 2 isoform X8 has protein sequence MREAAGRRQQLELEHEQALVVLNAKQQEIDLLQKAQVEAKKEHEGAVQLLENKVRELEERCRAQSEQFSLLSRDLEKFRQQAGRVDLLAGSPTAPGKPFPQFMNGLAASLGTGPESILGSHTVLGECARPFLLPVPGGSPEPLPATPAFPHSPRCRPEPGMDNDENSGPSRQRYSGKARLCVARYSYNPFDGPNENPEAELPLTAGKYLYVYGDMDEDGFYEGELLDGQRGLVPSNFVDFVQDSGTRLASTLAGEPEQNFVNHPGLDLHSPTLLEPSLPDSGTLDTSLADLGEDAVPYPRKITLIKQLAKSVIVGWEPPAVPPGWGAVSGYMVLVDQEPRLSLALGGRTKALVEKLSVAACTHRVSVQCVTSRGRSDQLQCTLLVGKDVVVAPSHLRVDNITQVSAQLSWVPTNSNYSHAIFLNEEELGVVQAARYKYQLVNLRPSTAYTVKVLARPHQVPWQLPLEQREKKEAAVEFCTLPAGPPAPPQDVTVQAGPTPTSVLVSWRPPALSATGLSNGADVTGYGVYAKGQRVAELMAPAAGSVAVELLRLRGLEAKAVSVRTLSAQGESEDSAPAAIPPDLLVPPPTHPRAAPPPQPSAGATGVPNTKDEHLGPQARVGGAWEPSRAPAPAHGHMLEPPGPGRRSPSPSRILPQPQGAPVSSSVAKAMAREAAQRVAESSRLEKRSLFLDRGAGRYANSDEEDAFESPGTQRRAVSVDEFLKGSELGKQILGTPMAAGRADRAEHAGRTLPRSSAGPQRARPGKGPAIDDSSGRDLLSPDFYEGSETDPGAEELPARVFVALFDYDPLTMSPNPDAAEEELPFKEGQIIKVYGDKDADGFYRGETCARLGLIPCNMVSEIQADDEEMMAQLLRQGFLPLSTPVGKPERSRGGRRPSVSTRRMVALYDYDPRESSPNVDVEAELTFCTGDIITVFGEIDEDGFYYGELNGQKGLVPSNFLEEVPDDVEVYLSDAPSHYSQDTPLRPKAKRVPPEGSGTARSAPSPTVHLHSGSPTSSLGTGSPGRGREMSSRKKKGLLTRGKNLLKRLGAVR, from the exons ATGCGTGAGGCCGCTGggcggcggcagcagctggaGTTGGAGCATGAGCAAGCCCTGGTTGTCCTCAACGCGAAGCAGCAGGAGATCGACCTTCTGCAGAAG GCTCAGGTTGAAGCTAAGAAAGAGCATGAAGGTGCCGTGCAGCTGCTAGAG AACAAGGTGCGGGAGCTGGAGGAGCGATGCCGAGCGCAGAGTGAGCAGTTCAGCCTGCTGTCACGGGACCTGGAGAAATTTCGGCAGCAGGCAGGGAGGGTCGACCTGCTGGCCGGCAGCCCCACGGCCCCTGGCAAGCCTTTCCCTCAGTTCATGAACGGACTCGCCGCTTCCCTCGGCACAG GGCCCGAGAGCATCCTGGGGAGTCACACTGTGCTCGGTGAGTGTGCCCGGCCATTCCTGCTGCCCGTCCCGGGCGGCAGCCCGGAGCCCCTGCCTGCCACACCCGCCTTCCCGCACAGCCCACGATGCAGACCTGAGCCAGGC ATGGACAATGACGAGAACTCCGGCCCCTCCAGGCAGAGATACTCGGGGAAGGCGCGCCTCTGTGTTGCCCGCTACAG CTATAACCCTTTTGATGGGCCCAATGAGAACCCAGAAGCAGAACTGCCCCTCACGGCAGGGAAGTACCTCTACGTCTACGGGGACATGGACGAGGACGGGTTCTATGAAG GTGAGCTGCTGGACGGGCAGCGGGGCCTGGTGCCCTCCAACTTTGTGGACTTTGTCCAGGACAGTGGGACTCGGCTGGCCAGCACTCTGGCCGGCGAGCCCGAGCAGAACTTCGTCAACCACCCTGGCCTGGACCTGCACTCCCCCACGCTCCTCGAGCCCAGCCTCCCCGACAGCGGCACGTTGGACACCAGCCTCGCCGACCTCGGAGAAGACGCCGTGCCTTACCCTCGGAAAATCACCCTCATCAAGCAGCTCGCCAAAAGTGTTATCGTGGGCTGGGAGCCGCCAGCCGTGCCGCCGGGCTGGGGCGCCGTGAGCGGCTACATGGTGCTGGTGGACCAGGAGCCGCGGCTGAGCCTGGCGCTGGGCGGCAGGACCAAGGCCCTGGTGGAGAAGCTCAGTGTGGCGGCTTGTACTCACCGCGTGTCCGTGCAGTGCGtgaccagcagggggcgctccgACCAGCTGCAGTGCACCCTGCTGGTGGGCAAGGACGTGGTGGTGGCGCCCTCCCACCTGCGCGTGGACAACATCACCCAGGTCTCGGCACAGCTCTCCTGGGTGCCCACCAATAGCAACTACAGCCACGCCATCTTCCTCAATGAGGAGGAGCTGGGCGTGGTGCAGGCGGCCAGGTACAAGTACCAGCTGGTCAACCTTAGGCCCAGCACGGCCTACACAGTGAAGGTGCTGGCCCGGCCCCACCAGGTGCCCTGGCAGCTACCCCTGGAGCAGCGGGAGAAGAAGGAGGCGGCCGTGGAGTTCTGCACGCTGCCTGCAG ggcctcctgcccctccccaagaTGTCACTGTCCAAGCTGGGCCCACCCCCACCAGCGTCCTGGTCTCCTGGAGGCCACCGGCTCTGAGTGCCACTGGCCTGTCCAATGGAGCTGACGTGACCGGCTACGGTGTATATGCAAAGGGCCAGCGG GTGGCGGAGCTCATGGCGCCTGCGGCGGGCAGTGTGGCCGTGGAGCTGCTGCGGCTGCGGGGCCTGGAGGCCAAGGCCGTGAGCGTGCGCACGCTGTCCGCACAGGGCGAGTCGGAGGACTCGGCCCCTGCCGCCATCCCCCCCGACCTCCTGgtgcctccccccacacacccgagAGCCGCTCCCCCACCACAGCCGTCAGCAGGTGCCACGGGCGTCCCCAACACCAAAGACGAGCACTTGGGGCCCCAGgcccgggtgggcggggcctgggagccGAGCcgggcccctgcccctgcccacggACACATGCTGGAGCCGCCCGGCCCCGGGAGAAGGTCGCCCTCACCCAGCCGGATCCTCCCGCAGCCGCAGGGTGCCCCCGTGTCCTCCTCTGTGGCCAAGGCCATGGCCCGGGAAGCTGCGCAGAGGGTGGCCGAGAGCAGCAGG CTAGAGAAACGGAGCCTGTTCCTAGACAGGGGTGCTGGGCGCTACGCCAACTCGGATGAGGAAGATGCCTTCGAGTCCCCTGGCACCCAGCGGAGGGCCGTGAGCGTGGACGAGTTCCTGAAAGGCTCTGAGCTGGGCAAGCAG ATCCTCGGGACTCCGATGGCTGCAGGACGGGCTGACAGAGCAGAACACGCGGGCCGGACTCTTCCCCGCAGCAGTGCAGGCCCCCAGCGGGCACGGCCAGGGAAGGGGCCGGCCATCG ATGACTCCAGTGGGCGGGACCTGCTCTCCCCAGACTTCTATGAGGGGTCGGAGACTGACCCCGGGGCCGAGGAGCTCCCAGCACGTGTCTTCGTGGCTTTGTTTGACTACGACCCCCTCACCATGTCCCCGAACCCGGACGCTGCTGAGGAGGAGCTTCCCTTCAAGGAGGGGCAGATCATCAAG GTCTACGGTGACAAAGATGCCGACGGCTTCTACCGCGGGGAGACCTGTGCGCGCCTCGGCCTCATTCCCTGCAACATGGTATCAGAGATCCAGGCCGACGACGAGGAGATGATGGCCCAGCTGCTCCGACAGGGCTTCCTGCCCCTCAGCACGCCCGTGGGCAAGCCGG agagaagcagaggtggcCGGAGGCCCTCGGTCTCCACGCGGAGGATGGTGGCCTTGTACGACTATGACCCCCGGGAAAGCTCACCCAACGTGGACGTAGAG GCCGAGCTGACGTTCTGCACTGGGGACATCATCACTGTGTTCGGGGAGATCGATGAGGATGGTTTCTACTAC GGGGAGCTTAACGGGCAGAAAGGCCTCGTACCTTCCAACTTCCTCGAAGAGGTGCCTGATGATGTGGAGGTCTATCTCTCGGATGCACCATCCCACTACTCACAGGACACGCCCTTGCGACCAAAGGCCAAAAGG GTTCCTCCTGAGGGTTCAGGGACAGCAAGGAGCGCGCCATCCCCCACAGTCCATCTCCATTCGGGGTCACCTACGTCATCTTTGGGTACTGGTAGTCCCGGGCGAGGCAGGGAAATgtcctcaagaaagaaaaaggggctgCTTACCAGAGGCaagaacctgctgaaaaggctggGTGCTGTGAGATGA